DNA from Ziziphus jujuba cultivar Dongzao chromosome 2, ASM3175591v1:
TAAGCTGTTTTGGGGTGAGGCTGTTATGACAGCCATGTATTTGGTGAACTTGTCACCTTCTACAGCTTTAAACTTTAGAACTCCTGAACAAATGTGGCTTGGAAAGAAGCCTGATTATAGCAAACTGAGGGTTTTTGGCTGTGCTGCATATGTCCATCAATCTGAAGGGAAACTTGAACCTAGGAgtttgaaatgtattttcttaagTTACCCTCAGGGAATTAAAGGCTATAAGCTTTGGGATAGAGAGAGTAGaggttttaaagttattattAGCAGAGATGtcatttttgatgaaaattctatGCCTTGCAAAGATACTAACAGTGCAGGTGATGAAATGAGCAACAAAGTGGAGACACGAAGTCTAAATCTATTTCCTGAGGTGGAAAACCAAGATAGTGAAGACTTAGAGGGAAGGCCAACTTCAGAAGGAATAAATGAACCTGCAAGAGGTGATGAACCAGAAAGACTAACACCTGCACAGTCTGAGGAAGATTCTGAAGATGATCACACTCAACAACAGTCACCAAGTACAAGAAATAAGAATATAGCATCACCTGGCCATTTGCTGACAAGAGATAGAGCTAAGAGGACAGTGAAACCAAACAGGAAGTACAGTTATGCAGACTGCATTGCTTATGCCTTGGTGGCATATGAAGAACTCACTGATAATGATCCAAAGAGTTACAAAGAAGCAGTAAACTCTAAGGAGTCAGCAAAATGGAAAGAAGCCATGAAGGAGGAAATGGAATCTCTCCATAAGAACAAAACTTGGGACTTAGTACCAACACCAACAAATCAAAGAGTTGTAGAATGTAAATGGATCTACAAGGTCAAAGAGGGTATGTCCAAATCTGAACCAGTGAGGTTTAAAGCCAGATTAGTGGCCAAGGGATTTACTCAGGTGGAAGGAATAGACTACAATGAGGTTTTTTCACCTGTTGTGAAGTATACAAGTATAAGAGTCATGTTGGCATTAGTGACTCATTTCGAATGGGAATTAGAATAAATGGATGTTAAGACTGCCTTTCTTCATGGTGAATTggaagaaataatatatatgaagcaGCCTAAATGTTTTGAAATCAAAGGGAAAGGTGGAGATTTGGTATGCTTGCTTAAAAAGTCACTGTATGGACTTAAGCAATCACCAAGGCAGTGGTATAAACGTTTTGACTCATTTGTGGTGAAATCTGGTTTTGAAAGAAGTGATTTTGACAGCTGTTTATACTTTAAAGATCCTATGACAGATAAAGTAGTGTATCTACTgttatatgtagatgacatgCTTCTAGCTGGACCAAATAGCAGAATTATACAAATTGTGAAGAACTTATTAAAATCAGAGTTTGAAATGAAGGATCTTGCACCAGCCAAGAAGATCTTGGGCATTGAGATAGTGAGAAACAGGTCAAGATGTGAAATGAAGTTGATACAATCTTCATATATCCAGAAGGTAATTTCAAGGTTTTCAATGGAAGGTGCAAAACCTGCAAGtgttgatatgaacctaggacgacctgctcctaaacccgtattatattagcccggatcttaattaagttcaagttctaatggaatggacctcaacccctaaccaacctatggttagaaaccttggtataatgtagacgccacaataggggatggaaaacctattgataagtcaagctaaaacaaccaattctctaatggtgttttaggtgttctcaaagaacaaagagataattaatctcacaagtattttcttaatcaaatcaaagttgtattcatattgaaaaataagcctttaaataggctttgaaagaaacaaagtaaaccctaaaaaccctaggtaaaacaggccacacaatgaagagttctatggtggccgaaattctcactcctttcctaatctaatttggattaattaattcctttattttgaattaggaattaattaatttacaatgaaaataataaaataataactttcctaaacttatttttccagaaaataaataaataaaaactaaaaagtaatggtaatttcctaaaacaaaaagtagaatcaaattaggaaactataatactagctttttgactaagttgaccttgaccaaattgagctccaaatcagcttctagatgctttgtaggatgccaaataaactgaatatgaaggcccacacgttgcccatgcttggaaaaataagaaaaggctaatacaataaaatacagtaaagccagcaagcaatacagcaaattcggccaaattgttgatgctgtccgtacaagccctttttttattgcatttaaggctgctttaacttgattccatgacctcttaggcatatgtattgaacccataaagcattggaaccatttcatgcttcctggcctccaaaaatgtaccaaaatcgtcacccgggtccgtatcggcttccaccacttggatgcttcaaataggctttgtatcttcaagtatggacaagctctgttgagattgattaccctctatataaatactcccaggttgcccttaaatctcttaatttgagctcttgtgattggcctactCTTCATCcttgtcgagtcagcaccccagcgggttatcggtggagcgggctcgggcggaatcacatcattcccctcctcttgaaaaggatttgtcctcaaatcaagatcatcacctgcagcaaaaggagttaaatcagcaacattaaatgcagcactcatgttatagtCACCTggaaatcaagcttgtaggcattcttgttattcggcttcaaaacttgaaaaggtccatccataggcggcatgagctttgactttctttgattaggaaacctttcctttcgtaagtgcaacaaaaccaattctcctggttCAAACACTATTAAagcaaaatctagaaatacatgctcattatggtaaaaattacactttttaaagttagcaaacaatatttcccacattttcaaattgccactaagtaaagctctcaacaatgcagataaagttctatgcaataaagacatctttaaataagtatctttaaaattcatggtcagcaatgatttgttattcataattaccttattaacatcaccaaagctaagataacaatttatatttttcctttcttgtcttccttttcctttctcactcacggccatctcaccttcctcactctcggcttttgcaccaaatttctcactcttggttttattaaaatttttccacacaacctgagtattagaagacttaccttggacagcaagctcaccttgtccctcttgattggatggtagtccacttggaatttcatttgggaagacatctccaaattccttgaaaagagaaatcattgaacttggcaattcaagttcttcaaagttagtttgatcattaaaataattttctttataaatcatgaccagcaaaggtttcttacactcaataaccttattaatatcccctaagctcaaataaaagttgctacttgacctttcttttctttctttttctttttcccccttcgATTAgcgcaaacctttggatttcccttccttctccaagctctcgggtttgccactttctttcccctctctttcagtttttctttggtctttccactcaatataagtcttagaaaccttaccttgatcagcaacctcaatcttacctccttgaaaggatggtgaagccgttggtgccatacttgctttttccttgagcttttcgggttctctcatttgttgcatttgtaattggtctttgtaaagctctttaggagataatggttccagcttgaccttcttccctttgaacctgaaaacaatactattttctcgaccaaaatgagtagcatctttattaaattgccatggcctacctaataatatatgtccagcaatcatgggtacaatatcacataaaactacatcctcatatctacctatattaaattttactttggcttgtttattcacttttatttcaccactatcattaagccattgtaatctataaggttctgaatgtttaatagttattaagtctaatttatcaactacaatgttactaattacatttgtacaacttccactatcaataatcatactacaaatcttaccttgaatttcacatcgagtgtggaagatgttctctctttgaatttcatcctcatctttgtatgcagcaagtactctcctagaaagcaagtttaattcagcattggatgcttgcaaggtttcgggttcatcctccaagtcctcctcctcttgcttggcttcatcctcactttcttcacttttcgattctagctcatcattgccctttaacaccatgattcttctattcgggcattggctatcaatgtgtcctcctccctggcacttaaaacacacaacatcatgagttctaaaaggtttaggatctaattttacgtcattctttggtgcttggacagatttgattctagtctccttccttggccaatttgaactttcttctttgaccttcggctttggcttgctttcatagatgggattgttcctccagccacttgaattggaccttccactgttggaaacacctccaaaccatgatctcctctaatttaatagccacatgcaacatctcctccaattccacatattgttgcaattctagttgattggctatttcacgattcaaaccatcaAGAAACctttccatggttgcttccctatcttcattcaagttcaatctcatcataagtatctccatctccttgtaataatcctccacggatccatgtccttgagataaagattgaagtctttgatgcagcaacctatgatagtgtgatggtatggatcgcttccgcatggctcctttcatttgttgccatgtagtaatcaagtcatcaccaactctccttcgggtgttttgctcattggtccaccattgaagtgcataatggccaaactccattgctgccaatttcaccttcttagcctctgaataattatggcggtcaaatatcatatccattttttcttcccactccaaatatgcttcggggtcactttttcccatgaatggtgggatgttgatcttgatattgctaagattgtcatttgtttcttccctcctatatcttccacggccagctctctcttggacagcaaaggtttcgtccatgcctttcccaaagtctccaccgaaattctcttcctcaaattcctctctcggtctctcacgacctcctcgtcctcgacctcgtcctccatggaattgtTGCCTAtctcttgtgttcggcattcctttTGAAACTtttagccttcccatcctttgattcacatgctcaacttgagcactaacccgctgtattgactccaaaacagctctcatgtccacttggtctccactcccggtagctcgggcatcgccatggaatgctacggactcctcctcattgatcctcaaaggtggatctcctcttcttattctacaatctgccatgttagtaaaatactacaaaaataaaataaatcctcacaatattcactccctcacgtgtttcactcaaacaaagtctcgacactcgtgcttgcacactagtttcggcttttaccctcttttaagctcacacactcttgcctttttcaactcaatgaattatctcaaagttcaaattaaaacaccaacaaaacagaaattagatcactaatatgttttaattaaacttatcaacaaaacagtagcaaaaagtaggcaataccgaaagaatccaacaaatcttaattttttggctttctagacaagaaaacacaaaataatggaaaaacgttggaatttttgaaaactgcaccagatggtattagattatgagttcaagaataaaattccaggaaaagaaattcaaatacgaacaagaatcaaatggaacaaaaatatagaatagttgttggttgttgttctttgtaatttaagttttgtatcaaatcctttaactgattttaatccaaataatttaagcacccaaaatccaaatatccagcagcaaaaataatttcccagcaattcaaatattgaataaataaacaaaaaaccagcagctccaacaaattcccagcaaacaaatcaaactccaacaagccgaaatattttttttctttttttttttttttatccggctttgcctcttctttttttttttttttcactcacagaacataaacaactgcagtagcaagaataattaccaaaatttcaattccaactctaaaaattcaccaaacccgtgacctccaaataaacacaatgtgcagtttttttttttttttttaaatgttgccgcaaactttttttttttttttttgaatatatgaatgcaaatttctaagactaaaacagcaaaggaaaatcgacaaaaaccaaaattatcaagaacaatgataaaagacaaccaacaaattaggaaacaaagatatggtaaaacaaggaaacctaattcaactaggaatgagtttttgttttttttttttttttttaagagatgctgaacgtgtatgggatagatgcaaccttaacctaatgctaaaattgtagaataacacaaaaaaaaaaataaagcaaataaagatagatcaaacctgaacaaaactttgctctgataccaaatgatacaaacctaggacgacctgctcctaaacccgtattatattagcccggatcttaattaagttcaagttctaatggaatggatctcaacccctaaccaacctatggttagaaaccttggtataatgtagacgccacaataggggatggaaaacctattgataagtcaagctaaaacaaccaattctctaatggtgttttaggtgttctcaaagaacaaagagataattaatctcacaagtattttcttaatcaaatcaaagttgtattcatattgaaaaataatcctttaaataggctttgaaagaaacaaagtaaaccctaaaaaccctaggtaaaacaggccacacaataaagagttctatggtggccgaaattctcactcctttcctaatctaatttggattaattaattcctttattttgaattaggaattaattaatttacaatgaaaataataaaataataactttcctaaacttatttttccagaaaataaataaataaaaactaaaaagtaatggtaatttcctaaaacataaagtagaatcaaattaggaaactataatactagctttttgactaagttgactttgaccaatctttgaccaaattgagctccaaatcagcttctagatgctttgtaggatgccaaataaactgaatatgaaggcccacacgttgcccatgcttggaaaaataagaaaaggctaatacaataaaatacagtaaagccagcaagcaatacagcaaattcggccaaattgttgatgctgtccgtacaagcccttttttattgcatttaaggctgctttaacttgattccatgacctcttaggcatatgtattaaacccataaagcattagaaccatttcatgcttctcggcctccaaaaatgtaccaaaatcgtcacccgggtccgtatcggcttccaccacttggatgcttcgaataggctttgtatcttcaagtacggacaagctctgttgagattgattaccctctatataaatactcccaggttgcccttaaatctcttaatttaagctcttgtgattggcctactcttcatccgtgtcgagtcagcaccccagcgggttatcggtggagcaggCTCAGGCGGAGTCACATCAAGTGTACCTCTTGGTGGACATTTCAAATTGTCAAGTGAACAATGCCCATCAACTGAGCAGGAGAAGGAAGACATGATAGCAGTTCCTTATACTAATGCTGTGGGATCAGTGATGTATGTTATGATTTTAACTAGGCCTGATTTAGCTCATGCTATTAGTGTTTTGAGCAGATTTATGGCAAATCCTGGCCGAGGTCATTGGGAAGCTTTAAAATGgcttctaaggtatttgaagcATACAGCAAATGAAGGGTTGATTTATAAGAAGGATTCAAGTGAAGTGGAGCTTAATGGATATCTAGATTCTGATTATGCAGGAGATGGGGACAAGAGAAGATCAATGTCCTCTTATGCATTTACCTTGTGTGGAAATTGCATAAGTTGGAAATCTCAGTTGCAGCCTATGGTGGCCTTGTCAACTACTGAATTAGAATATATGGCAGCAACTGAGGCTGCAAAAGAAGCCATTTGGCTTAAAGGGCTACTGACAGAGCTTAAAGTACTCAAGCAGGAGGTCACTTTGTACTCAGATAGTCAAAGTGCAattcatttatgtaaaaatccAGTGTTTCATGAGAGATCTAAGCACATTCAAGTTAGATATCATTTCATTCAAGATTTGACAGCTCAGAAAGTAGTCAGATTGGAGAAGATTCCTACAGAGTTTAATCCTTCAGATATGGGAACAAAAGTGCTTACTGTGGGCAAGTTTAATACTTGCAAGAACCTGCTTCGAATAGGAGCAGGCTGACCAATTTGTGAAGAATCTTGCTGAGATGGTGATGAGCTTCTTGTATTTGGTTgaatttgaggattaggtggagatatgtgaaGATTTAATCCACAAATTCATCTTGCAAAGATCTGGTGTATGTATGAGGTCAACACTTGGAGAAAACTTAAGCTAATTCAATGGATAAGTCTCAGAAGAGCAAAACGCATCGTTTCATTtacttgaaaataaagaaggacAAAGTGGTCATTTCTAGTCTACTGTAACAGAATAACGGCAAGCTACATGTCTTAATCTGAGTGATTCTTCATAATAAGTTGGACGACATCGTTTTGAAGCTGGTGTGTAATATATATGCACAGAACTCTTTCTCTTCGATGGAAGTAACAGAAATAACAGTTTTCTTCAAGACTGTGAAAGAGAGAGGAGCTCCAAGATTTATGTTCTACCTTTTCTTCAATTGTATTCTTTTCTGAGTGAGAAAACATCTCTAAGTGAGATAGAGTGAATGTACAAAGTTGAAAGGGTGTAGAAAGGGGCTTCGGGTTTGTGATTGTGTTTTCTATGTGAAAACCAGTTTGTATACAAGTGTTGATAGTTTGTGTAACTGCTGCAAGATTAATAAGAGACCAGAAGCTCTCACCGGAGCAACGAGAACGTAGGTCatcttggccgaacctcgataagtttttgtgttgtttgttttgttctgattttctaacaaatatacacacacacacatatatatatatatatttagatatattaacgtgtgaatatatataaaaaaaaaattatatacctaTATGCACGtgttttatatgtgtatatatatatatatatataaagaaaattcaattatatgtttattttttaaaaaagttaataaatgcCTTGCATATTTTTGCCTAGGAACTTAAACTGATTGACAGTTTCGACGGCATCGAGTACAATTGAGTGCGGTTTTCCGAATGATCAACTAGGACGTTCTTGATTAGCGCGCACCGCACGCAattgatgaaattttatttatttatttttttaatttttttggggctgAATATgcgatttatttttttatttttatcttttgctGACGGCTGAATACGCAATTGATGACATGTTCTTACCACTTTGTACTAAAACATTGTCCTTGGTGCATTTTGTTCTTCCTTCTTTGGAATACGTAAAAGATACAGCGGAATTTGCGACTGCAAAGCCTATCAATTCGAGTTTCTTCAGGACTATttgtaaaacaaataaatatatgctTATAGCATTTTGGAATACCAAAGTGTATAATCAATTAAAACCTATAGactttttagccaaaaaaaaaaaaaattaaaacctatAGACTGTAGCACATcagattataaattattattattattatattattaattaatcattattattgttattatctatAGCAGATAAGATTTGCATCATGTGGCATATTTCAGCACATGACCCTCCACATTAACTTCCACATATTTAATAGATTATCTATCTCCATTTATTATAATCTTGTAAAATTTACCATATCAATTAATTCAATTATTAGTGGAATCTCTTTTTAATGGAAAGTCAATTCTGTCATAACTAAAAGGCACATTCATTTTTAAAGAAAGATATCATATCTTATATTCTTTTGATAGGTTTCAAATGCATCTATGTTTCTCTTCATTCCGGTAGGGAGAAGTTGCTTGccactattttttatttcctttacacagatttatatatataaatacacaatAACTAAGTTAAATAGTTTGAGAATAAACTGAGCTAATATGACTATTCTTAAGTTTTTGGTTGGTTTGTCCATGATAGTTTTGACACTGATTATCACCAGCAGCCCCTATAGTTGCATTGAGAATTTTGGTCACGGTTGGGAATTGGCTCATGCAACATTTTATGGAGACATGACGGGTGACGAAACCATGAGTGAGTTAGTaccattaattttgttttatatttattttttaatataagttaattatttggttatatAATGGAAGTTTCATAATCAAATATATGAAGATAGCATTTTCTAATATTTCAGAGGGGGCTTGTGGCTATGGAGATTTGTTCAAACAAGGGTATGGCCTTGAAACAACAGCATTAAGCACTACACTCTTCAATGAAGGAGCCACATGCGGAGCTTGCTTTCAAATAATTTGTGTAAAGTCACCATGGTGCAGAAAGAATGCAGGCGCAATCAGAGTAACAGCTACGAATTTTTGCCCTCCAAACTACACAAAAACGAAAGAAGCATGGTGCAATCCACCTCAAAAACACTTTGACCTTTCCATGCCAATGTTCGTTAAAATAGCTGAATATAAGGCCGGGATTGTCCCGGTTGTTTATCGTAGAGTGATGTGCTACAAGAAGGGTGGGATTAAGTTTGAGCTCAAGGGAAATCCATATTGGTTGCTTTTGTTGATATACAATGTAGGAGGGGTTGGCCAAGTTGTTAATGTGAAAATTAAAGGTTCCGATACTGAATGGATACAAATGACACGTAACTGGGGCCAAAACTGGCAAACTTGGGAACAACTACAGGGCCAGAGCTTATCATTCAAAGTAGTTGCTGCTGATGGCAGGATGGTGCAATCTGATAATGTTGCACCGCCAAATTGGCAGCTTAATCAAGTCTATGAGGGCAAAAACTTtggaaaattttaagaaatcactactaaagaagaaaaagcttaACTTGCTAGATATTTTGGTACGGTAAAGGGTGGATGTAAGTAATGATAACTGAAGGcttcaaatataaaagaaaaagaaaaattatatttcttttcatgaaaataaattttttctttacatTCCTTAGTCCATCATTACGTATATTTTGTATGCTTCTCAAAGCTTATAATTTACGTTCTTACTGTATGTGATTTggatttttgattttctttttgactGTTTCGGttaggtgttaaatctaatgtatatattatgtatagGAATGAAAAACTTTACATCATTAATAGTACGTTAAGGTCTTTAAATACAACCATTGAATTTGTCTAGATTTATTTAATTGAGTTGAgtctattattaaatttataccTAAAGGATGGATTTTGTTGGTCTCTAGCATAAAACTATGGGGTCAACATGATAGGAGACTGACTTCATATAGAAATTCTTAGATCAAAACCATCATAATGAAAAACTATTAGAACCTCCCTTGTTAGTATTGCTTAATGCTTCAATGGTTGAGATTTTAAGATATAATGACTCTTTATAGTTTAATGCTTCAATGGTTGGGATTTTAAGATATAATGACAGTTTATATGGAAAAGGGATTGTTTTACTTCTAGATTTACTCCAtagttataaattaaatatgtgatggaaaaaaaacaaaattgtatacgctttaataaaaagaatacattaaaaattcagcaaaaatatataaatgaaaagtttATTATACATACAATACGTATGTATACAATATGTTATGTAAAGAAAAATACAGTATTAGGtatttagtaaaataaattatttttatatacatataataaaaagaaaactataattattaacaagataataataatattttgacaaaattgcGTTTTAATATTTGTATCATGGTGGTCACCTGGGATGGAACCATTTAGCCAAACAATCTAGTTGGACTAAATTGCAACAAAATGATATGAGGATCTAAATTGCAACACTTTGAACttgaaatttggaaaaaaaaaaaattcaaattggagGATATTAAGGTGCAATTAAcctattttctaatttacattTGTTAAACTTTATTATGTTCCCTCCACGCACATGGATTATGGCCAGACCTTAAAAGGAAggcaaatttaaaataaaaaataac
Protein-coding regions in this window:
- the LOC125422654 gene encoding expansin-A23, producing MTILKFLVGLSMIVLTLIITSSPYSCIENFGHGWELAHATFYGDMTGDETMKGACGYGDLFKQGYGLETTALSTTLFNEGATCGACFQIICVKSPWCRKNAGAIRVTATNFCPPNYTKTKEAWCNPPQKHFDLSMPMFVKIAEYKAGIVPVVYRRVMCYKKGGIKFELKGNPYWLLLLIYNVGGVGQVVNVKIKGSDTEWIQMTRNWGQNWQTWEQLQGQSLSFKVVAADGRMVQSDNVAPPNWQLNQVYEGKNFGKF